A portion of the Suricata suricatta isolate VVHF042 chromosome 11, meerkat_22Aug2017_6uvM2_HiC, whole genome shotgun sequence genome contains these proteins:
- the LAMTOR1 gene encoding ragulator complex protein LAMTOR1 isoform X1, protein MGCCYSSENEDSDQDREERKLLLDPSSPPTKALNGAEPNYHSLPSTRTDEQALLSSILAKTASNIIDVSAADSQGMEQHEYMDRARQYSTRLAVLSSSLTHWKKLPPLPSLTSQPHQVLASEPIPFSDLQQVSRIAAYAYSALSQIRVDAKEELVVQFGIP, encoded by the exons ATGGGGTGCTGCTACAGCAGCGAGAACGAGGACTCGGACCAG GACCGAGAGGAGCGGAAACTACTGCTGGACCCTAGCAGCCCCCCTACCAAAGCCCTCAATGGAGCTGAGCCCAACTACCACAGCCTGCCTTCCACTCGCACAGATGAGCAGGCCCTGCTTTCCTCCATCCTTGCTAAGACAGCCAG CAACATCATTGACGTGTCTGCTGCGGACTCCCAGGGCATGGAGCAGCATGAGTACATGGACCGGGCAAGGCAGTACAG CACCCGCTTGGCTGTGCTAAGCAGCAGCCTGACCCACTGGAAGAAGCTGCCACCGCTGCCGTCTCTCACCAGCCAGCCCCACCAAGTGCTGGCCAGCGAGCCCATCCCCTTCTCTGACTTACAGCAG GTCTCCAGGATAGCTGCTTATGCCTACAGTGCACTTTCTCAGATCCGAGTGGATGCAAAAGAGGAGCTGGTTGTACAGTTTGGGATCCCATGA
- the LAMTOR1 gene encoding ragulator complex protein LAMTOR1 isoform X2: MKSQALVSELKDREERKLLLDPSSPPTKALNGAEPNYHSLPSTRTDEQALLSSILAKTASNIIDVSAADSQGMEQHEYMDRARQYSTRLAVLSSSLTHWKKLPPLPSLTSQPHQVLASEPIPFSDLQQVSRIAAYAYSALSQIRVDAKEELVVQFGIP, from the exons ATGAAGTCTCAAGCTCTTGTCTCGGAACTTAAG GACCGAGAGGAGCGGAAACTACTGCTGGACCCTAGCAGCCCCCCTACCAAAGCCCTCAATGGAGCTGAGCCCAACTACCACAGCCTGCCTTCCACTCGCACAGATGAGCAGGCCCTGCTTTCCTCCATCCTTGCTAAGACAGCCAG CAACATCATTGACGTGTCTGCTGCGGACTCCCAGGGCATGGAGCAGCATGAGTACATGGACCGGGCAAGGCAGTACAG CACCCGCTTGGCTGTGCTAAGCAGCAGCCTGACCCACTGGAAGAAGCTGCCACCGCTGCCGTCTCTCACCAGCCAGCCCCACCAAGTGCTGGCCAGCGAGCCCATCCCCTTCTCTGACTTACAGCAG GTCTCCAGGATAGCTGCTTATGCCTACAGTGCACTTTCTCAGATCCGAGTGGATGCAAAAGAGGAGCTGGTTGTACAGTTTGGGATCCCATGA